In one window of Anser cygnoides isolate HZ-2024a breed goose chromosome 3, Taihu_goose_T2T_genome, whole genome shotgun sequence DNA:
- the RBM34 gene encoding RNA-binding protein 34 isoform X1, whose product MAASRGAAEPLPGAGGEYVVGQVLGSLFPGTGAAARPLDSLFRAAAPPPVLVAVPRENKKRKRPEVEKASEDQSSSNRQEPPIKVKKTRKKELSKAGKKLANRESALEQADEEEEQKLFQSRVKRASRAIAKSGVNSETLKQQKKKNEAEEMIKNKRTVFVGNLPVNSTAQMLKSLFKEYGQIESIRFRSVVPAEDTLSKKLAAIKRKIHPKVKYINAYVVFKEECDAIKALKKNGTEIASGFHIRVDIASKNSLHDNKRSVFLGNLSYDISDDAVRDHFADCGDVVAVRIVRDRQTGMGKGFGYILFENTDAVHLALKLNDSDLMGRKVRVKRCVEKGKAPQRAPNQPRGPKDRARAASKTKGVSNNSFVGEKAVPSKKSTKTKRLKKSVTKKKVGKNK is encoded by the exons ATGGCGGCGTCCCGGGGAGCCGCGGAGCCGTTGCCCGG GGCCGGCGGCGAGTACGTGGTGGGGCAGGTGCTCGGCAGCCTCTTCCCCGGcaccggggcggcggcgcggccgctGGACAGCCTCttccgcgccgccgccccgccgcccgtgCTGGTGGCCGTGCCCAGG gaaaataagaagAGAAAGCGTCCAGAAGTGGAGAAAGCATCAGAAGATCAGAGCTCGTCTAACAGGCAAGAACCTCCtataaaagtgaagaaaacaagaaaaaaggaactttcaaaagcagggaaaaagtTGGCAAACAG ggaGAGTGCTTTAGAACAGGCAGATGAAGAAGAGGAGCAAAAACTATTTCAAAGCAGAGTGAAACGGGCTTCTCGTGCCATCGCCAAAAGTGGTGTTAATTCAGAAActctaaaacaacaaaagaaaaaaaatgaggcagaagaaatgataaaaaacaaaagaacagtgTTTGTTGGAAACCTACCTGTCAACTCCACTGCTCAG ATGCTGAAATCTCTTTTCAAAGAATATGGACAAATAGAATCCATTCGATTCCGTTCTGTG gttcCAGCAGAAGACACTTTATCCAAAAAGTTAGCAGCAATAAA GCGTAAGATTCACCCTAAAGTGAAGTACATTAATGCTTATGTTGTATTTAAGGAAGAATGTGATGCCATTAAAGCTCTAAAAAA AAACGGAACAGAAATTGCTAGCGGATTTCACATCCGAGTTGACATTGCATCAAAAAACAGTTTG caTGACAATAAACGTTCTGTATTCTTGGGAAATCTCTCATATG ACATCAGCGATGATGCCGTGAGAGATCACTTTGCTGACTGCGGAGATGTGGTAGCAGTGCGAATTGTGAGAGACAGGCAGACCGGCATGGGGAAGGGCTTTGGCTACATTCTCTTCGAG AATACGGATGCCGTGCATCTCGCTCTGAAACTCAACGACTCCGATCTGATGGGAAGGAAGGTGCGAGTGAAGCGCTGCGTTGAGAAGGGGAAAGCCCCGCAGCGAGCTCCAAACCAGCCGCGTGGCCCTAAGGACAGAGCTCGCGCCGCGTCAAAAACCAAGGGCGTCTCTAACAACTCGTTTGTGGGTGAAAAGGCAGTCCCGTCAAAAAAGAGCACCAAAacaaagagactgaaaaaaagcGTTACCAAGAAGAAAGTTGGGAAAAACAAATAG
- the RBM34 gene encoding RNA-binding protein 34 isoform X2, whose product MAASRGAAEPLPGAGGEYVVGQVLGSLFPAPPPVLVAVPRENKKRKRPEVEKASEDQSSSNRQEPPIKVKKTRKKELSKAGKKLANRESALEQADEEEEQKLFQSRVKRASRAIAKSGVNSETLKQQKKKNEAEEMIKNKRTVFVGNLPVNSTAQMLKSLFKEYGQIESIRFRSVVPAEDTLSKKLAAIKRKIHPKVKYINAYVVFKEECDAIKALKKNGTEIASGFHIRVDIASKNSLHDNKRSVFLGNLSYDISDDAVRDHFADCGDVVAVRIVRDRQTGMGKGFGYILFENTDAVHLALKLNDSDLMGRKVRVKRCVEKGKAPQRAPNQPRGPKDRARAASKTKGVSNNSFVGEKAVPSKKSTKTKRLKKSVTKKKVGKNK is encoded by the exons ATGGCGGCGTCCCGGGGAGCCGCGGAGCCGTTGCCCGG GGCCGGCGGCGAGTACGTGGTGGGGCAGGTGCTCGGCAGCCTCTTCC ccgccccgccgcccgtgCTGGTGGCCGTGCCCAGG gaaaataagaagAGAAAGCGTCCAGAAGTGGAGAAAGCATCAGAAGATCAGAGCTCGTCTAACAGGCAAGAACCTCCtataaaagtgaagaaaacaagaaaaaaggaactttcaaaagcagggaaaaagtTGGCAAACAG ggaGAGTGCTTTAGAACAGGCAGATGAAGAAGAGGAGCAAAAACTATTTCAAAGCAGAGTGAAACGGGCTTCTCGTGCCATCGCCAAAAGTGGTGTTAATTCAGAAActctaaaacaacaaaagaaaaaaaatgaggcagaagaaatgataaaaaacaaaagaacagtgTTTGTTGGAAACCTACCTGTCAACTCCACTGCTCAG ATGCTGAAATCTCTTTTCAAAGAATATGGACAAATAGAATCCATTCGATTCCGTTCTGTG gttcCAGCAGAAGACACTTTATCCAAAAAGTTAGCAGCAATAAA GCGTAAGATTCACCCTAAAGTGAAGTACATTAATGCTTATGTTGTATTTAAGGAAGAATGTGATGCCATTAAAGCTCTAAAAAA AAACGGAACAGAAATTGCTAGCGGATTTCACATCCGAGTTGACATTGCATCAAAAAACAGTTTG caTGACAATAAACGTTCTGTATTCTTGGGAAATCTCTCATATG ACATCAGCGATGATGCCGTGAGAGATCACTTTGCTGACTGCGGAGATGTGGTAGCAGTGCGAATTGTGAGAGACAGGCAGACCGGCATGGGGAAGGGCTTTGGCTACATTCTCTTCGAG AATACGGATGCCGTGCATCTCGCTCTGAAACTCAACGACTCCGATCTGATGGGAAGGAAGGTGCGAGTGAAGCGCTGCGTTGAGAAGGGGAAAGCCCCGCAGCGAGCTCCAAACCAGCCGCGTGGCCCTAAGGACAGAGCTCGCGCCGCGTCAAAAACCAAGGGCGTCTCTAACAACTCGTTTGTGGGTGAAAAGGCAGTCCCGTCAAAAAAGAGCACCAAAacaaagagactgaaaaaaagcGTTACCAAGAAGAAAGTTGGGAAAAACAAATAG
- the TOMM20 gene encoding mitochondrial import receptor subunit TOM20 homolog isoform X3, which translates to MMVGRTSAIAAGLCGALFIGYCIYFDRKRRSDPNFKSRLRERRKKQKLAKERAGLSKLPDLKDAEAVQKFFLEEIQLGEELLAQGEYEKGVDHLTNAIAVCGQPQQLLQVLQQTLPPPVFQMLLTKLPTISQRIVSAQCLAEDDVE; encoded by the exons ATGATGGTGGGCAGGACCAGCGCCATCGCCGCGGGGCTCTGCGGGGCGCTCTTCATCGGGTACTGCATCTACTTCGACCGCAAGCGGCGCAGCGACCCCAACTTCAAGAGCCGGCTGCGGGAGC gaaggaagaaacagaagcttGCCAAAGAGAGAGCAGGGCTTTCCAAG TTGCCTGATCTGAAAGATGCTGAAGCAGTTCAGAAGTTTTTTCTTGAGGAGATCCAGCTTGGCGAGGAACTACTAGCTCAAG GTGAATATGAGAAAGGTGTTGATCACTTGACCAATGCCATTGCTGTGTGTGGACAGCCGCAGCAGCTACTACAAGTTCTACAGCAGACTCTTCCACCACCAGTGTTTCAGATGCTTCTAACTAAGCTCCCTACAATAAGCCAG AGAATTGTAAGTGCACAGTGCTTGGCTGAAGATGATGTTGAATGA
- the TOMM20 gene encoding mitochondrial import receptor subunit TOM20 homolog isoform X1 translates to MKCLDSGFRKKKKGSLQECVDFGFPGRKKQKLAKERAGLSKLPDLKDAEAVQKFFLEEIQLGEELLAQGEYEKGVDHLTNAIAVCGQPQQLLQVLQQTLPPPVFQMLLTKLPTISQRIVSAQCLAEDDVE, encoded by the exons ATGAAGTGCCTGGATTcaggtttcaggaaaaaaaaaaaagggagtcTCCAAGAATGCGTGGACTTCGGTTTTCCAG gaaggaagaaacagaagcttGCCAAAGAGAGAGCAGGGCTTTCCAAG TTGCCTGATCTGAAAGATGCTGAAGCAGTTCAGAAGTTTTTTCTTGAGGAGATCCAGCTTGGCGAGGAACTACTAGCTCAAG GTGAATATGAGAAAGGTGTTGATCACTTGACCAATGCCATTGCTGTGTGTGGACAGCCGCAGCAGCTACTACAAGTTCTACAGCAGACTCTTCCACCACCAGTGTTTCAGATGCTTCTAACTAAGCTCCCTACAATAAGCCAG AGAATTGTAAGTGCACAGTGCTTGGCTGAAGATGATGTTGAATGA